A window of the Halomarina salina genome harbors these coding sequences:
- a CDS encoding CaiB/BaiF CoA transferase family protein, with protein MVLSDLRVIDCGQAIAGPLCATYLGDLGADVIKIERPSGDIYRTDRRQKDGKSFNPAFEQFNRNKRSLCADIKSPEGLATLYDLVEVSDVFVQNWPPGVAESLEVDYETLRELNEDLIYVHVTGYGETGPMATNPAMDTIVQHVSGLSSLMGYDDEKPPIRCQSSVADYYAGCHATISALAAIRHRDVTEEGGQLVDVSLLESLMHNMDGAFEYYNNLGEVPSHGGRNAFFDSDMLYGATEAADGWICVALLLYSERIWESCCELIGQKDLLEDERYQTAAGRMADAEELTALFEGWVQEVPAEQAVQQLNAVGIPAAHHRTVAEAAELDHVKEREVFKEVSHSRLGSLELTDTPLSLSKTPPESPCQAPALGEHNRQILRELGYDEELIDDYAAQRIITGPELEH; from the coding sequence ATGGTGTTGTCCGACCTTCGGGTCATAGACTGTGGACAAGCAATCGCTGGACCACTCTGTGCGACGTACTTAGGCGATTTGGGGGCAGACGTCATCAAAATTGAACGGCCAAGCGGTGATATCTATCGCACTGATCGACGCCAGAAAGATGGAAAGTCGTTCAATCCGGCGTTTGAGCAGTTCAACCGAAACAAGCGCTCGCTATGTGCCGACATTAAATCCCCGGAAGGTCTCGCAACGCTGTACGATCTGGTCGAGGTTTCCGACGTCTTCGTTCAGAATTGGCCACCAGGGGTAGCAGAGAGTCTAGAAGTAGACTATGAAACGCTCCGAGAACTCAATGAAGACCTCATCTACGTTCATGTAACGGGGTACGGAGAGACAGGCCCCATGGCCACGAACCCCGCAATGGACACCATTGTACAACACGTTTCGGGTCTTTCGAGTCTCATGGGGTATGACGACGAGAAGCCCCCGATCCGTTGCCAGTCGTCTGTCGCGGACTACTATGCTGGCTGCCACGCGACGATTAGTGCACTTGCAGCGATTCGACATCGCGACGTTACCGAAGAGGGGGGACAGCTCGTCGATGTCTCGCTCCTCGAATCACTTATGCACAACATGGACGGAGCATTTGAGTACTACAATAACCTCGGAGAGGTACCCAGCCACGGTGGTCGTAATGCGTTTTTCGATTCTGATATGCTCTATGGCGCTACCGAAGCCGCCGATGGGTGGATCTGTGTGGCTCTACTGCTCTACTCCGAAAGAATATGGGAATCTTGTTGTGAGCTAATTGGCCAGAAAGACCTCCTCGAGGACGAGCGGTACCAAACGGCTGCAGGAAGGATGGCAGACGCTGAGGAACTCACAGCATTGTTCGAGGGGTGGGTTCAGGAAGTCCCTGCAGAGCAGGCAGTGCAACAACTCAATGCAGTCGGTATCCCTGCAGCACACCATCGAACAGTTGCAGAGGCTGCCGAACTGGACCACGTAAAAGAACGAGAGGTGTTCAAGGAAGTATCGCACAGCCGGCTTGGGTCACTTGAGCTGACCGATACACCACTTTCGCTTTCAAAGACACCCCCAGAATCACCCTGTCAGGCGCCAGCTCTCGGTGAACATAACCGCCAGATACTTCGAGAACTCGGGTATGATGAAGAGCTAATCGATGATTACGCGGCTCAACGCATCATTACAGGGCCTGAGCTAGAACACTAA
- a CDS encoding transposase, with translation MVELGNHSMEELRTALSNTNDAKAVKRLMIALAIKDDVSVTRLSTRYGIPPSTIYYWVNRFKQGTIEQALTDASRPGRPSKLTEEQRNRVSKWISNPPTQYGLEDTSWTPDALCKMIRLEFQVEYSVGHCKRILRNEAE, from the coding sequence ATGGTGGAATTGGGAAATCACTCTATGGAAGAGTTACGGACTGCACTGTCCAATACGAACGACGCGAAAGCCGTGAAGCGCCTCATGATAGCCTTAGCCATCAAAGACGATGTCTCTGTAACTCGTCTTTCGACCCGATATGGGATTCCACCATCGACAATATATTATTGGGTCAACCGATTTAAGCAGGGAACAATTGAGCAGGCATTGACCGACGCTTCCCGGCCCGGAAGGCCATCGAAGCTTACCGAAGAGCAACGAAATCGTGTTTCAAAGTGGATCTCAAATCCTCCGACTCAGTATGGGTTAGAGGATACCTCTTGGACACCAGACGCACTCTGCAAAATGATCCGACTTGAGTTTCAGGTAGAGTATTCTGTTGGCCATTGTAAGCGTATACTGCGAAACGAAGCTGAATAA
- a CDS encoding MBL fold metallo-hydrolase, whose amino-acid sequence MDAVQQIEIPTPFEVGRVNCYLFTGAEATLLDPGPNTEAAYEALSAGLNEQGFSVSDVDHVLFTHPHMDHFGMANRIVEESGAKTVAHRDAVVALNGPDRHFERERAFFRPFLLSMGVPEDIIASALMLPEAYTEYRKPFAVDRKLADGDTIDVGGGLTAIHTPGHAPGSVCFVSRTDDVVFTGDHVLQDVTPNPLLTITPGAGDERTRSLPTYLESLNRLRRVDATVGRAGHGDDITDIDARIQETLEHHNDRKELIAGLINKIGPMSAYDVMQEMFPELPATEVFAGMSEVIGHLDLLEDENRVHIEKEDQVRQYSMI is encoded by the coding sequence ATGGACGCTGTGCAGCAGATCGAGATTCCAACTCCGTTCGAGGTGGGTAGAGTCAATTGTTACCTCTTCACTGGAGCGGAAGCGACCTTACTTGACCCTGGACCTAATACAGAAGCAGCGTACGAAGCACTCTCCGCTGGTCTGAACGAGCAGGGTTTCTCAGTTAGCGATGTGGACCATGTGCTTTTCACTCATCCCCATATGGACCACTTCGGGATGGCCAACCGAATCGTTGAAGAGTCCGGTGCCAAGACCGTCGCTCACCGCGACGCTGTCGTGGCCCTCAATGGCCCAGATAGACACTTCGAACGCGAACGGGCGTTCTTCAGGCCGTTCTTACTCTCGATGGGTGTTCCGGAGGATATCATTGCGTCTGCGCTAATGCTCCCGGAAGCGTATACGGAGTACCGGAAGCCATTTGCCGTAGATCGCAAACTAGCCGACGGCGATACCATCGATGTCGGCGGTGGACTGACGGCGATTCACACCCCCGGACACGCGCCTGGTTCGGTGTGCTTCGTCAGCCGAACTGACGATGTCGTCTTTACTGGGGATCACGTTCTCCAAGACGTTACCCCGAACCCTCTCCTGACTATCACACCGGGCGCCGGAGACGAACGAACGAGGAGCCTCCCGACCTATTTGGAGTCGCTCAACAGATTACGCCGTGTAGATGCGACAGTTGGACGAGCCGGCCACGGCGATGATATCACGGATATCGATGCTCGTATTCAAGAGACGCTTGAACATCATAATGACCGAAAAGAGCTCATTGCGGGTTTGATCAACAAGATTGGGCCGATGTCTGCTTACGATGTTATGCAAGAGATGTTCCCGGAATTGCCGGCAACCGAGGTGTTCGCTGGGATGTCTGAAGTCATTGGCCACCTCGACCTACTCGAAGACGAAAATCGGGTTCACATCGAAAAAGAGGACCAAGTCCGGCAGTACAGTATGATCTAA
- a CDS encoding transcription initiation factor IIB, with protein sequence MSIRDIYQTGFDEHREATTQYTQRCPECDGVVRTTTQETVCEDCGLILDGQRVDRGPEWRPFETEERERTGAPLTERRHDWGLSTEIGRKRDGRGKTLPGRKRRQLSRLRREHSRAKWQSTADRNLAHGLGEVRRIAGAMGLTDGIVEQACALFRRAQREDLLPGRSVEAMAAGAVYAICRTNGLPRTCGDVAAPARVSQNRVENAYSVLNRELSLPSVPVPPGAYVPGLASTVGLSDGTRRQAAHVTEQAQERGLTNGKHPAGVAAAALYLVAEARVEEVTQGELAKAADVSTVTLRARWTELREHIEVDIV encoded by the coding sequence ATGTCGATTCGAGATATCTACCAGACGGGCTTCGACGAGCATCGAGAAGCGACCACCCAGTACACGCAACGTTGTCCGGAGTGCGATGGGGTGGTGCGGACGACTACGCAAGAGACTGTCTGCGAGGACTGTGGTCTCATCCTCGACGGCCAGCGCGTCGACCGTGGGCCGGAGTGGCGTCCGTTCGAAACAGAGGAGCGTGAACGAACCGGCGCACCGCTTACCGAGCGACGGCACGACTGGGGGCTGTCGACTGAGATTGGTCGAAAGCGCGATGGGCGTGGAAAGACTCTTCCAGGGCGGAAACGGCGGCAGCTCTCGCGACTCCGCCGGGAGCACTCCCGCGCGAAATGGCAGTCGACGGCTGACCGAAATCTCGCGCACGGCCTGGGCGAAGTGCGACGAATCGCGGGCGCGATGGGTCTCACAGACGGCATCGTCGAGCAGGCGTGTGCCCTGTTCCGCCGGGCCCAGCGCGAGGACCTGCTTCCGGGACGGTCGGTCGAAGCGATGGCCGCCGGAGCGGTGTACGCGATCTGTCGGACGAACGGGTTGCCGCGGACCTGTGGTGACGTCGCCGCACCCGCTCGCGTGTCGCAGAACAGAGTCGAGAACGCCTATTCGGTGCTGAATCGCGAACTCTCCTTGCCCTCGGTGCCCGTCCCGCCGGGGGCGTACGTGCCCGGACTCGCCTCGACGGTCGGGCTCTCAGATGGGACGCGCCGACAGGCGGCGCACGTCACCGAGCAGGCCCAGGAGCGTGGATTGACCAACGGGAAGCATCCCGCCGGGGTGGCTGCCGCTGCGCTGTATCTGGTTGCCGAGGCGCGCGTCGAAGAGGTGACGCAGGGGGAACTCGCAAAGGCGGCCGACGTGTCGACAGTCACGCTCAGAGCGCGCTGGACCGAACTGCGCGAGCATATCGAGGTCGATATCGTCTGA
- a CDS encoding bifunctional metallophosphatase/5'-nucleotidase, whose amino-acid sequence MTLRILHYADVENAYDDASGIGRLAGLIKELRDEETIICGSGDNTGPGVLSVVTKGRQALDFFEAVDPDAETFGNHDFDHGPEHLLKLVDESPQPWVCANAFRNGDRFAGTQGAVPWTIIEAGNTRVGIIGVAHPETVGINPYAGDVEFTDPVPAVEEGISTLSGRGVDRLIVLSHLGDDTDLARAVDADVILGGHDHDRLVDCVAGTLVCRPGGNGRFVLEVSFEGEAPTATHHSVADGPPDTEVATALRNRAEAAGLMDVVGTAETPVVCDMMASKRGESRLGNLVTDAFRTTADADIAVFAAGGFRRRPPFEGTVTAFDLVGVMPFDRELVSLRVDGETLCDVFRQLALAHFDDAPHWFFGHVSGASIVWDDVANELRSAHVNGGPIESTKQYDIATTEFLVENDTLFPAFRPDDVVEAYGLVYEVLVEYVRTVGLNPRLEGRIQRPTLDPETVPDRDWPFSPE is encoded by the coding sequence ATGACCCTCCGTATCCTACACTACGCCGACGTTGAGAACGCCTATGACGATGCCAGCGGAATTGGACGGCTCGCTGGCCTCATCAAAGAGTTGCGTGATGAGGAGACCATCATCTGTGGCTCCGGTGATAATACCGGACCCGGCGTCCTCTCGGTCGTCACCAAAGGACGGCAGGCACTCGATTTCTTCGAGGCAGTCGACCCCGATGCTGAGACTTTCGGCAACCACGACTTCGACCACGGTCCCGAACACCTACTGAAGCTCGTCGACGAATCCCCTCAGCCATGGGTGTGTGCGAATGCGTTTCGAAACGGCGACCGATTCGCGGGTACGCAGGGTGCCGTCCCATGGACCATCATAGAGGCAGGCAACACACGAGTGGGCATCATCGGGGTTGCACATCCCGAGACTGTCGGCATCAACCCGTATGCGGGTGATGTCGAGTTTACCGACCCCGTCCCAGCCGTTGAGGAAGGGATTAGCACCCTCAGTGGGCGTGGTGTCGACCGACTCATCGTCCTGTCACACCTCGGCGACGATACCGACCTCGCCCGAGCGGTTGATGCTGACGTCATTCTCGGTGGGCACGACCACGACCGACTTGTCGACTGTGTCGCTGGGACGCTCGTCTGTCGGCCGGGTGGCAACGGTCGATTCGTACTCGAAGTGTCGTTCGAGGGAGAAGCCCCGACAGCTACACATCACTCGGTAGCTGATGGTCCACCGGATACCGAGGTAGCAACCGCGCTCCGCAATCGAGCGGAGGCAGCAGGACTCATGGATGTCGTCGGCACTGCCGAGACGCCAGTGGTGTGCGACATGATGGCCTCGAAACGGGGTGAGAGCAGATTGGGCAATCTCGTCACTGACGCCTTTCGGACTACAGCAGACGCGGACATTGCGGTGTTCGCCGCGGGTGGGTTCCGCCGCCGACCGCCGTTTGAAGGGACCGTCACAGCGTTCGACCTCGTAGGTGTCATGCCCTTCGACCGAGAGTTGGTCTCACTACGTGTTGATGGCGAAACGCTGTGTGATGTCTTTCGACAGCTCGCGCTCGCTCACTTCGACGACGCGCCTCACTGGTTCTTCGGCCACGTCAGTGGAGCGAGTATAGTGTGGGATGATGTGGCGAACGAACTTCGGTCCGCCCACGTGAACGGAGGTCCCATCGAATCGACCAAGCAGTACGATATCGCGACGACCGAGTTCCTCGTTGAGAACGACACGCTGTTCCCTGCATTCAGGCCGGACGATGTCGTCGAAGCGTATGGTCTCGTGTACGAGGTACTCGTGGAGTATGTCCGTACAGTAGGTCTCAACCCACGGCTGGAGGGGCGGATTCAACGACCGACCCTCGACCCGGAAACAGTTCCCGACCGGGACTGGCCATTCAGCCCCGAGTGA
- a CDS encoding NUDIX hydrolase N-terminal domain-containing protein → MDALSLYDELQAIAREGLYYADDPYDEERYERILELASEGYGEALELPANHVQEELTDGLAVLTPFVGVKCGIFDEQGRALMMKRADTGEWDMPGGAVDTMESPDETAVRETSEETALDVRVIQHVGVYYVPPNKADPHSSVILTYLCERTGGDLTLSHEGTQLEYVDPTTNDRPWSLSTDEWALDLRSANAGR, encoded by the coding sequence ATGGACGCGCTCTCCCTCTACGACGAATTGCAAGCTATCGCTCGTGAAGGGCTCTACTACGCCGACGACCCGTACGATGAGGAACGGTACGAGCGAATCCTCGAACTCGCCTCAGAGGGGTATGGCGAGGCGCTCGAATTGCCAGCAAATCACGTTCAGGAAGAACTCACCGACGGCCTCGCTGTCCTGACCCCGTTTGTCGGGGTGAAGTGCGGCATCTTCGACGAACAGGGTCGGGCACTGATGATGAAGCGAGCCGACACGGGGGAGTGGGATATGCCGGGTGGAGCCGTGGACACGATGGAGTCGCCAGACGAGACCGCCGTCCGCGAGACGAGTGAAGAAACTGCTCTCGACGTTCGTGTCATCCAGCATGTCGGCGTCTACTACGTCCCCCCGAACAAGGCCGACCCCCATTCGAGTGTCATTCTTACGTATCTCTGCGAGCGAACTGGTGGCGACCTCACACTGTCCCATGAGGGGACTCAGCTGGAGTACGTAGACCCGACAACAAACGACAGACCATGGAGTCTGAGCACCGATGAGTGGGCGCTGGACCTTCGCTCAGCAAATGCCGGGCGATAG
- a CDS encoding multidrug transporter, producing MVLRRDTSTLGTVVGIAFVIVAIGGRIFLDWRWGESFANQPVAFIVGLVAAVVAVGVTYRLVRS from the coding sequence ATGGTCCTCCGACGCGACACTTCGACGCTCGGGACAGTAGTCGGAATTGCCTTCGTCATCGTGGCTATTGGTGGGCGCATCTTCCTCGACTGGCGATGGGGAGAGTCGTTCGCCAATCAACCGGTTGCGTTCATAGTCGGCCTCGTCGCCGCTGTCGTCGCAGTGGGAGTCACCTACCGGCTTGTGCGAAGCTGA
- a CDS encoding ArsR/SmtB family transcription factor produces the protein MGTEDEDVRDIASLLADECTQTILTETVTEPMSARELSDVCDVSPQTIYRRLDGLLDHGLVEAETKPDAEGHHYKVYTATLDRFVVELTSEGLELSISRRNQMADRFTRFVDEVRDR, from the coding sequence ATGGGCACTGAGGACGAAGACGTTCGTGACATCGCGTCTCTCCTCGCAGATGAATGTACACAGACGATACTCACCGAAACCGTTACTGAGCCGATGTCAGCGAGGGAACTGAGCGACGTCTGCGACGTCTCCCCCCAGACGATTTATCGCCGATTGGACGGGCTTCTCGACCACGGCCTCGTAGAAGCGGAGACGAAACCAGACGCCGAGGGGCATCACTACAAGGTGTATACAGCGACGCTCGACCGGTTCGTTGTCGAGCTTACTTCGGAAGGACTTGAGCTCTCTATTTCACGCCGAAATCAGATGGCAGACCGGTTCACACGATTCGTCGACGAGGTTCGGGACCGATGA
- a CDS encoding DUF7521 family protein, producing the protein MTPLQLTPAVQSHIALVLTVTSTVLGLAVGYIALRGYWRSRKRPMLFIALGFFLVFWTPVLLLIGPYLVPLVGGFVYGMLGEVSQILGLLSILYGLRMPPSR; encoded by the coding sequence ATGACTCCACTCCAACTTACTCCAGCAGTTCAATCGCACATCGCACTCGTCCTGACGGTCACCTCCACAGTACTCGGGCTCGCCGTCGGGTACATCGCGTTACGCGGCTACTGGCGGAGTCGCAAACGCCCAATGTTGTTCATCGCGCTCGGGTTCTTCCTCGTATTCTGGACTCCGGTGTTACTTCTCATCGGTCCATATCTCGTCCCACTCGTTGGGGGGTTCGTCTATGGAATGCTCGGTGAGGTGAGTCAGATTCTCGGGCTCTTGAGCATCCTCTATGGACTGCGGATGCCACCCTCCCGATAA
- a CDS encoding class I SAM-dependent methyltransferase, with product MNESDRAVLAEQYADGANLSARIHLHETYEVADRDWWPWVFDHYDPVPADADLFEVGCGTAKLWQDNADRIPDDWRLLVTDFSEGMAADARESLLDAGLEATVGVAPAESLPYADESVDTVVANHMLYHTDRDVALSEMHRVLRPGGRLFATTNGEANMRELRALLMATTDHEPSDKGAFTLENGGEQLSHHFDTVHRYERDTFLRVPELEPLVAYAASLQKVDGQQVADFADRTDDHLDDGPLEIQKSMGLFVGQKA from the coding sequence ATGAACGAGAGTGACCGTGCTGTACTAGCCGAGCAGTATGCAGATGGGGCGAACCTGAGCGCACGCATTCATCTTCACGAGACGTACGAGGTCGCCGACCGGGACTGGTGGCCGTGGGTGTTCGACCACTACGACCCCGTGCCAGCTGATGCCGACCTGTTCGAGGTGGGCTGTGGCACCGCGAAGCTATGGCAGGACAACGCCGACCGAATTCCTGACGACTGGAGGCTTCTGGTAACCGATTTCTCGGAGGGAATGGCCGCTGACGCACGTGAGTCGCTCCTCGATGCAGGTCTCGAAGCGACCGTCGGCGTGGCACCCGCAGAGTCCCTCCCGTACGCGGACGAAAGCGTTGACACTGTCGTCGCGAACCACATGCTCTACCACACGGACCGTGACGTCGCACTCTCGGAGATGCACCGCGTGTTACGGCCCGGAGGCCGACTGTTCGCAACGACGAACGGTGAGGCGAACATGCGTGAACTCCGGGCGCTCCTGATGGCGACGACTGACCACGAGCCATCCGACAAGGGAGCGTTCACGCTCGAAAACGGTGGGGAACAGCTATCCCACCACTTCGACACTGTCCACAGGTACGAACGTGATACGTTCCTCCGTGTCCCGGAGCTCGAACCGCTTGTCGCATATGCCGCCTCGCTTCAGAAGGTAGACGGTCAACAGGTCGCCGACTTTGCCGACCGAACCGATGACCACCTCGACGACGGCCCATTGGAGATTCAGAAGTCGATGGGACTGTTCGTCGGACAGAAAGCGTAG
- a CDS encoding DNA-binding protein: MATRNVFSNEVSVDEQGVEQTDEQVDEDGFDVVEETPELRASVEQEIQAKVDVNHPDGMVDTGEERIYGVTLEQEECIRAREEELAHISAQATFGTQEGRAERTRAVVEETCGRVREERMHPQEDLTSAELGVVNRQASRVHQRMRGGESRAVVARRIAERVVSGEDVGSAVLKTIEDEKRISGVIVPIAEVPEVPVGEVTVEGEIVELWEPSTPNIQQVGLIADKSAVTKFTVWERSNQPVVAEGEVVRLCNVKKSWHRGRCSLVATGWSRIVFPERGRWWA, from the coding sequence ATGGCAACTAGGAACGTATTCAGTAATGAGGTTTCGGTCGATGAACAGGGCGTCGAACAGACGGATGAGCAAGTCGACGAGGACGGCTTTGATGTGGTCGAGGAGACACCAGAACTCCGAGCCTCCGTCGAACAAGAGATCCAGGCAAAGGTGGACGTGAACCACCCGGACGGGATGGTCGACACTGGTGAGGAGCGGATCTACGGCGTGACCCTCGAACAGGAGGAGTGCATCCGGGCGCGGGAGGAAGAGTTGGCGCATATCAGCGCCCAGGCGACGTTCGGCACGCAAGAAGGACGCGCAGAGCGGACGCGAGCGGTGGTTGAAGAGACGTGTGGGCGAGTGCGAGAGGAACGTATGCATCCCCAAGAAGACTTGACGAGCGCGGAGCTCGGCGTGGTGAATCGGCAGGCGAGTCGCGTCCATCAACGGATGCGCGGCGGTGAGAGTCGAGCGGTCGTGGCGCGGCGGATTGCAGAGCGAGTCGTCAGTGGCGAAGACGTGGGGAGTGCCGTCCTCAAGACGATCGAGGATGAGAAGCGCATCTCAGGGGTCATCGTGCCCATCGCAGAGGTGCCCGAGGTCCCAGTGGGTGAGGTGACGGTGGAAGGCGAGATCGTCGAACTGTGGGAGCCCTCGACGCCGAACATCCAGCAGGTCGGGTTGATTGCCGACAAGAGCGCGGTAACGAAGTTCACTGTCTGGGAGCGTTCGAATCAGCCCGTCGTCGCGGAGGGTGAGGTGGTGCGCCTCTGTAACGTCAAAAAGAGCTGGCACCGTGGTCGGTGTTCGCTCGTCGCGACGGGATGGAGTCGAATCGTCTTCCCCGAGCGCGGGCGCTGGTGGGCGTAA
- a CDS encoding restriction endonuclease, with amino-acid sequence MPESLTTLVGYNGRIEFAEGIARQHGFSAGDALRLRMTEAATPYGRTTTVPDGPFVVDLNHNSATRFSLRSDLMAMHDIEEDSRITLEIQSLISDEGEKAISESTGSPAVAGEPTTSQVSGDRVRFADGLTRLYDINAGDSLRVTLTDVLDRWGDDKHTGLTESFVVDTRHNNATQFALPKWVTDIYDIESEEFVRFRLHQLITDDNARPIGIERRESRPHDPKTMTQRQSTPTPPAFTGETREPLEEVVACAFETLGYDVTTNAQCDATDGGSREVDVWATHPTAAFATYVSCKNTERRIGRPIIDEEVGRIDALCQRPHVVVIVGPEFADGVKQELESRGVIGIETGQQVDAANKEAIYRTVHDQLATSTVALGAPDFQGLAQRAASLSEELTSLAEGGPERRSKRHG; translated from the coding sequence ATGCCAGAGTCACTCACGACGCTCGTCGGCTACAACGGACGCATCGAGTTCGCCGAGGGCATCGCTCGACAGCACGGCTTCAGTGCAGGCGACGCACTTCGACTCCGAATGACCGAGGCGGCGACGCCATATGGCCGGACGACCACCGTTCCAGACGGACCGTTCGTCGTCGACCTGAATCACAATTCAGCGACCCGGTTCTCTCTTCGGAGTGATCTGATGGCGATGCACGACATCGAGGAGGACTCGCGCATCACGCTGGAGATTCAATCGCTCATCTCCGACGAGGGTGAGAAGGCAATCAGTGAATCCACGGGGAGTCCTGCTGTGGCGGGCGAGCCAACGACGTCACAGGTCAGCGGAGATCGGGTTCGATTCGCCGACGGGCTGACACGGCTCTACGACATCAACGCAGGCGATTCACTGCGCGTGACCCTCACAGATGTCCTTGACCGTTGGGGCGACGACAAGCATACGGGGCTTACAGAGTCGTTCGTCGTCGATACCCGCCACAACAACGCGACCCAATTCGCCCTTCCAAAGTGGGTCACCGATATCTACGACATCGAGAGCGAGGAATTCGTTCGATTCCGACTGCATCAACTCATCACGGATGATAACGCTCGACCGATCGGTATCGAGCGCCGTGAGTCAAGGCCACACGACCCGAAAACGATGACTCAGAGGCAATCTACCCCCACACCACCAGCATTCACGGGTGAAACGCGAGAACCGCTCGAGGAAGTCGTCGCCTGTGCGTTCGAGACGCTCGGATACGACGTGACGACGAATGCACAGTGTGACGCAACCGATGGCGGGTCACGAGAGGTCGATGTCTGGGCGACCCATCCGACTGCGGCGTTTGCAACGTACGTCTCCTGTAAGAACACGGAGCGACGAATCGGGCGGCCAATCATCGATGAGGAGGTCGGACGGATCGATGCGCTCTGTCAGCGCCCGCACGTGGTTGTCATCGTCGGGCCGGAGTTCGCCGATGGCGTCAAACAAGAGCTCGAATCGCGAGGGGTGATCGGCATTGAGACGGGACAGCAGGTGGATGCGGCGAATAAAGAAGCCATCTATCGGACCGTTCACGACCAGCTGGCCACATCGACGGTGGCACTGGGCGCTCCGGATTTTCAAGGACTGGCACAGCGCGCAGCGAGTCTCTCAGAGGAACTCACATCGCTTGCAGAGGGTGGTCCTGAACGACGCAGCAAGAGACACGGATAG
- a CDS encoding DUF7437 domain-containing protein, with protein sequence MSRTSTNANGAVVREFLSVADLLEEPPLARVYAHLAQNEESTVQEVIDALELAQGTAYSYINRLVDAGVIEQTTDDQPRRYIARDIELTVRTGDREYTITPVLVDAVARRTSDEDIDAYIERHGIDGLATALTYAVARERGETTHRLMARDLECSPLAAELILQALRPVVHEHYDIEASGASVAAIENSDATDDA encoded by the coding sequence ATGTCACGCACGTCGACGAACGCGAACGGTGCTGTCGTTCGTGAGTTCCTCTCGGTCGCGGACCTCCTCGAGGAGCCACCGCTGGCTCGTGTGTACGCCCATCTCGCTCAGAACGAAGAGTCGACCGTCCAGGAGGTCATCGACGCACTGGAGCTCGCACAGGGGACTGCGTACAGCTACATCAACCGGCTCGTTGATGCCGGTGTCATCGAGCAGACGACCGACGATCAGCCACGACGGTACATTGCCCGCGACATCGAGCTGACCGTACGAACGGGCGATCGGGAGTACACCATTACCCCGGTCCTCGTCGACGCGGTCGCGCGGCGCACGAGCGACGAGGACATCGACGCGTACATCGAGCGCCACGGTATCGACGGGCTCGCGACGGCGCTGACCTACGCGGTTGCCCGTGAGCGTGGGGAGACGACCCACCGGCTGATGGCACGAGATCTCGAGTGCTCGCCACTGGCAGCCGAGCTTATCCTGCAGGCGCTTCGCCCGGTCGTTCACGAGCACTACGACATCGAGGCGTCGGGCGCGTCGGTCGCGGCAATCGAGAACAGCGATGCCACCGACGACGCGTGA